A single region of the Streptomyces sp. NBC_01262 genome encodes:
- a CDS encoding beta-glucosidase family protein: protein MTRQPTTTDAEFATRLGALTLEQKVRLLTGADFWSLHPEPAVGLRRLVVSDGPAGVRGELWDERSPSANVPSPTALAATWDEPLIERLGGLLAHEARGKGVDVLLAPTVNLHRTPYGGRHFECFSEDPLLTARIGVAYVRGVQGGGVAATVKHFVGNDSETQRMTLDARIGERALRELYLAPFEAIVGEGRVWAVMAAYNGVNGHPMTESPLLREVLHDDWGFDGLVMSDWFAARTTEPSARAALDLVMPGPIGPWGDALVAAVREGKVDEALVDDKVLRLLRLAARVGALSDVPTTALPPQYDAASVAARLRETAAAGFVLARNEDTALPLDRAALSRIAVLGPNAATARTLGGGSATVFPPYTVSPLDGIRAALGDGVEVTHAIGVTPQTRTPVAGPSFLRHPDGSGEGVEVRFLSADGTQLGSERRAGAAYTWMGSYGPGVPTGQVARVEVHTVVRAADAGRYAIGGSGIGHFRMSVAGAEVFDVRLQLPPGADLVEGLMTPPQRLHTVDLAENEETEVVLTHDIVATDDAIGDAVTMFQLNLQPPHGSDDEEIERAVALARAADVAVVVVGTTEEVESEGFDRDSLALPGRQDELVRRVAQANPRTVVVVNSGAPVLLPWAEEVAAVLLAWFPGQEFGNALADVLLGVAEPGGRLPTVWPASERGLPATEPVDGVLAYDEGLFIGYRGDGRAGWQPPRYGFGHGLGYTTWDYVSIDVPGEVPSGAGFTAEVRIRNSGTRHGKEVVQVYAGRPGGGVERPLRWLAGFAVVEAAAGEEAVATVTVDARALRHWDTEAGRWAVEPGTFRLEAGPSSTALPLTADISVDRT, encoded by the coding sequence GTGACCCGGCAGCCCACGACCACCGACGCCGAGTTCGCCACGCGCCTCGGCGCGCTCACCCTGGAGCAGAAGGTGAGGCTGCTGACCGGCGCGGACTTCTGGTCCCTCCATCCCGAACCCGCCGTCGGCCTGCGCCGGCTGGTCGTCTCGGACGGACCCGCCGGAGTCCGCGGCGAACTGTGGGACGAACGCAGCCCCTCCGCCAATGTGCCCTCCCCCACCGCTCTGGCCGCCACCTGGGACGAACCGCTCATCGAGCGACTGGGAGGCCTGCTCGCCCACGAGGCGCGCGGCAAGGGCGTGGACGTCCTCCTCGCCCCCACCGTGAACCTGCACCGAACCCCCTACGGCGGACGGCACTTCGAGTGCTTCAGCGAGGACCCGCTGCTCACCGCGCGGATCGGCGTCGCCTACGTCCGGGGAGTCCAGGGCGGCGGCGTGGCGGCCACCGTGAAGCACTTCGTCGGCAACGACTCGGAGACCCAGCGGATGACGCTCGACGCGCGGATCGGCGAGCGCGCCCTGCGGGAGCTGTACCTGGCACCGTTCGAGGCAATCGTCGGCGAGGGCCGCGTCTGGGCCGTCATGGCCGCCTACAACGGGGTCAACGGGCACCCGATGACCGAGAGCCCGCTGCTGCGCGAGGTCCTGCACGACGACTGGGGTTTCGACGGGCTGGTGATGTCGGACTGGTTCGCCGCCCGCACCACCGAGCCGTCCGCGCGCGCCGCGCTCGACCTGGTGATGCCCGGCCCGATCGGCCCGTGGGGCGACGCGCTGGTCGCCGCCGTACGCGAGGGCAAGGTCGACGAGGCGCTCGTGGACGACAAGGTGCTGCGGCTGCTGCGGCTGGCCGCCCGGGTCGGCGCGCTGAGCGATGTGCCCACCACCGCCCTGCCGCCGCAGTACGACGCCGCGTCGGTGGCGGCCCGGCTGCGCGAGACCGCCGCCGCCGGGTTCGTGCTGGCCCGCAACGAGGACACCGCACTGCCGCTGGACCGCGCGGCCCTGAGCCGGATCGCCGTCCTGGGCCCCAACGCCGCCACGGCCCGGACCCTCGGCGGAGGCAGCGCCACCGTCTTCCCGCCCTACACCGTCTCACCGCTCGACGGCATCCGCGCCGCCCTGGGGGACGGCGTCGAGGTCACCCACGCGATCGGCGTCACCCCGCAGACCCGCACACCGGTAGCCGGTCCGTCCTTTCTCCGGCACCCCGACGGCTCCGGCGAGGGCGTGGAGGTGCGCTTCCTCTCCGCGGACGGAACCCAGCTCGGCTCCGAACGCCGCGCCGGGGCCGCCTACACCTGGATGGGCTCCTACGGCCCCGGTGTGCCCACCGGCCAGGTCGCCCGGGTGGAGGTGCACACCGTGGTCCGCGCGGCCGACGCCGGCCGGTACGCGATCGGCGGCTCGGGCATCGGACACTTCCGGATGTCCGTCGCGGGGGCCGAGGTGTTCGACGTACGCCTCCAGCTCCCGCCGGGCGCGGACCTGGTGGAGGGGCTGATGACTCCGCCGCAGCGGCTGCACACCGTAGACCTGGCCGAGAACGAGGAGACCGAGGTCGTCCTCACCCACGACATCGTCGCCACGGACGACGCCATCGGCGACGCGGTCACCATGTTCCAGCTCAACCTCCAGCCGCCGCACGGCAGCGACGACGAGGAGATCGAGCGGGCCGTGGCACTGGCCCGCGCGGCCGATGTCGCCGTGGTCGTGGTCGGCACCACCGAGGAGGTCGAGAGCGAGGGCTTCGACCGCGACAGCCTGGCCCTGCCCGGCCGGCAGGACGAACTCGTCCGCCGGGTCGCCCAGGCCAACCCCCGTACCGTCGTGGTGGTCAACTCCGGGGCCCCGGTGCTGCTCCCCTGGGCCGAGGAGGTGGCGGCGGTGCTGCTCGCCTGGTTCCCCGGGCAGGAGTTCGGCAACGCGCTCGCCGATGTCCTGCTGGGCGTGGCGGAGCCGGGCGGGCGGCTGCCGACGGTCTGGCCCGCGTCCGAGCGGGGGCTGCCCGCCACCGAGCCGGTCGACGGCGTCCTCGCCTACGACGAGGGGCTGTTCATCGGCTACCGGGGCGACGGCCGTGCCGGATGGCAGCCGCCCCGATACGGCTTCGGCCACGGGCTGGGGTACACCACCTGGGACTACGTCTCGATCGACGTCCCCGGTGAGGTGCCGTCCGGTGCCGGCTTCACGGCGGAGGTACGGATACGTAACAGCGGAACGCGGCACGGCAAGGAGGTCGTGCAGGTGTACGCCGGCCGTCCGGGCGGCGGTGTGGAGCGCCCGCTCCGCTGGCTCGCCGGGTTCGCCGTGGTCGAGGCGGCGGCCGGCGAGGAGGCCGTCGCGACGGTGACGGTGGACGCGCGGGCGCTGCGGCACTGGGACACCGAGGCGGGCCGCTGGGCCGTCGAGCCGGGGACCTTCAGGCTGGAGGCGGGCCCGTCGTCGACGGCCCTGCCGCTCACGGCGGATATCTCCGTCGATCGGACATGA
- a CDS encoding apiosidase-like domain-containing protein: MSGTRPVAAPWRQTEITLTGARDHANPYTDVDVWAEFTHESGTVLRRPAFWDGGRVWKVRFASPHTDGRWTWRSGSSVADAGLSGQSGTLVVRPAADDGNVFHRHGFWRMSPAGRSLVHADGTPALLVGDTAWALPWRATEEQVARYAADRRAKGFNAALLMSVQPDMDARGPRDRTADEGFDVGFEDLPTGHVNVLNPAYFQYLDGLIGILREHGIVPVLQPLFHGFGWKGLRVAGPVVPPQEYARYCRYLVARYGAAPAVYLVGADGEGSEPQIAAGGAEVGRWDGYGQPCGIHYRPHSDNRAHQSETWLHFQWCQTGHMGGHVQERVADMWRNAPAKAVANGEPTYENTGRPGRAAGWWQGHEAWSNLCAGGTMGVVYGAASLWQWRLHAAEPGHEEFFLAEGAGWREALDFEGSRHVGLVSRILDGLPLTDMRPDWRSALAPRGLSVPGVLYLCYAEEGGPLFITDPANVPLPYRVVDPRTGETVREGVRANAGEPVPDEGGAPRVYICHDPSRS; encoded by the coding sequence ATGAGCGGTACGCGACCGGTGGCCGCCCCCTGGCGGCAGACCGAGATCACCCTGACCGGGGCACGCGACCACGCCAACCCGTACACGGACGTCGACGTATGGGCCGAGTTCACCCATGAGTCCGGGACCGTACTGCGCCGTCCGGCCTTCTGGGACGGCGGCCGGGTCTGGAAGGTCCGTTTCGCCTCCCCTCACACGGACGGCCGCTGGACCTGGCGCAGCGGCAGTTCCGTCGCGGACGCAGGGCTGTCCGGGCAGAGCGGCACGCTCGTCGTCCGCCCGGCGGCGGACGACGGCAACGTCTTCCACCGGCACGGCTTCTGGCGGATGTCGCCCGCGGGACGCAGCCTGGTGCACGCCGACGGGACGCCCGCACTGCTGGTCGGCGACACCGCCTGGGCCCTGCCCTGGCGGGCCACCGAGGAGCAGGTCGCGCGGTACGCCGCCGACCGGCGGGCCAAGGGATTCAACGCGGCCCTGCTGATGAGCGTCCAGCCCGACATGGACGCGCGCGGGCCGCGCGACCGCACCGCGGACGAGGGGTTCGACGTCGGCTTCGAGGACCTGCCCACCGGCCACGTCAATGTGCTCAATCCGGCGTACTTCCAGTACCTGGACGGGCTGATCGGCATCCTGCGCGAACACGGGATCGTCCCCGTACTCCAGCCGCTCTTCCACGGGTTCGGCTGGAAGGGTCTGCGCGTGGCGGGTCCGGTGGTCCCACCGCAGGAGTACGCGCGCTACTGCCGCTATCTGGTCGCCCGCTACGGCGCCGCCCCCGCCGTCTACCTGGTCGGTGCCGACGGCGAGGGCAGCGAACCGCAGATCGCGGCGGGCGGCGCGGAGGTCGGCCGCTGGGACGGCTACGGCCAGCCCTGCGGCATCCACTACCGGCCGCACTCCGACAACCGCGCCCACCAGAGCGAGACTTGGCTGCACTTCCAGTGGTGCCAGACCGGCCACATGGGCGGCCACGTCCAGGAACGGGTCGCCGACATGTGGCGCAACGCCCCGGCCAAGGCGGTCGCCAACGGCGAACCGACCTATGAGAACACCGGCCGACCCGGCCGGGCCGCGGGCTGGTGGCAGGGACACGAGGCCTGGAGCAACCTCTGCGCCGGCGGCACGATGGGCGTGGTGTACGGCGCGGCGAGCCTGTGGCAGTGGCGGCTGCACGCCGCCGAACCCGGCCACGAGGAGTTCTTCCTGGCCGAGGGCGCCGGCTGGCGGGAGGCGCTGGACTTCGAGGGCTCGCGCCACGTCGGGCTGGTCTCCCGGATCCTCGACGGCCTTCCGCTGACGGACATGCGGCCCGACTGGCGCTCCGCCCTGGCGCCTCGCGGCCTGTCCGTCCCCGGCGTGCTGTACCTCTGTTACGCGGAGGAGGGCGGCCCGCTGTTCATCACCGATCCGGCCAACGTCCCGCTTCCCTACCGGGTGGTCGACCCCCGGACCGGCGAGACCGTCCGCGAGGGAGTGCGCGCCAACGCCGGGGAGCCGGTGCCCGACGAGGGCGGTGCCCCACGGGTGTACATCTGCCATGATCCGAGCCGGAGTTGA
- a CDS encoding glycoside hydrolase family 78 protein yields the protein MHVTPPTFEHHREPLGIGESAPRLSWRTVTDAAHWRQAAHQVEITTADGTVVAETGRVESAESVLVPWPGPRLGSRERVGVRVRVWGEGEGEPSPWSATAYAETGLLEPADWTARPVTPDRAPAGEPLPVALLRRDFALTGPVASARLHITAYGVYAAEINGEPVGDHVLAPGWTSYRHRLRYQTFDVTLLLRTGENTIGALLGEGWYTGRLGFHGGRRNIYGDHRALLAQLEIAYADGTARTVVTDEHWRTAAGPVLRSELYDGEAYDARHERPGWSAPGHATSDWAPVRELPLPHAELVAPTGPPVRRAQTVAPVAVITTPSGKTVLDFGQNLVGRLRIRVSGAPGHEVTLRHAEVLEHGELSTRPLRFAAATDTYVLRGEGVEVYEPHFTFHGFRYAEIGNWPGPLDPAHIEAVVLHTDMARTGWFESSDPLVDRLHENVVQGMLGNFLDVPTDCPQRDERMGWTGDIQVFAPTASFLHDCSGMLAGWLRDLSAEQLARPDGVPPLVVPDVLPDAFQDAGAQAVWADVAVLLPWTLYQRFGDPEVLRTQYPSMRAWGEATIRLTAEGDGLWRQDFQLGDWLDPQAPPDRPGEARTDGDLVANAYVIRSAEVLAEAAELLDHKGDAARFRAHATAVRERFADQFVTPDGRLSSDTQTAYALAIAFSLLPTERQQRGAAQRLAYIVRHASFRIATGFTGTPLICDALCAAGEPQLAYRMLLEKDCPSWLYPVTMGATTIWERWDSMLPDGTVNPGEMTSFNHYALGAVADWLHRTVAGLAPAAPGWRRLRIAPVPGGDLTWAKAAHDTPYGRAEAGWRIEGAQGVKGDILVVEALIPPNTRAEVQLPDGRTPFEIGSGRHTFRCPYAAPPWPNV from the coding sequence GTGCATGTCACACCGCCCACCTTCGAGCACCACCGCGAGCCCCTGGGCATCGGCGAGTCCGCTCCCCGCCTGAGCTGGCGCACGGTCACCGACGCCGCGCACTGGCGGCAGGCCGCCCACCAGGTGGAGATCACCACCGCCGACGGCACGGTCGTCGCCGAGACCGGACGTGTGGAGTCCGCCGAGTCCGTCCTCGTCCCCTGGCCCGGGCCGCGCCTCGGCTCCCGGGAACGCGTCGGCGTACGCGTACGCGTCTGGGGCGAGGGCGAGGGCGAGCCGTCGCCCTGGTCGGCGACCGCGTACGCCGAGACCGGACTCCTGGAGCCGGCCGACTGGACGGCCCGGCCCGTCACCCCGGACCGCGCCCCGGCCGGGGAGCCGCTGCCCGTCGCGCTGCTCCGCCGCGACTTCGCCCTCACCGGTCCCGTCGCCTCTGCCCGGCTCCACATCACCGCGTACGGCGTCTACGCGGCCGAGATCAACGGCGAGCCCGTCGGCGACCATGTCCTGGCCCCCGGCTGGACCTCCTACCGACACCGCCTGCGCTACCAGACCTTCGACGTCACCCTCCTGCTGCGGACCGGCGAGAACACCATCGGAGCGCTGCTCGGCGAAGGCTGGTACACCGGGCGCCTGGGCTTCCACGGCGGCAGACGCAACATCTACGGTGACCACCGGGCGCTCCTGGCCCAGTTGGAGATCGCGTACGCCGACGGCACGGCCCGGACCGTCGTCACCGACGAGCACTGGCGCACGGCGGCGGGCCCCGTGCTGCGTTCGGAGCTCTACGACGGCGAGGCCTACGACGCCCGGCACGAGCGGCCGGGCTGGTCCGCGCCGGGACACGCCACGTCCGACTGGGCACCCGTCCGCGAACTCCCGCTTCCTCACGCGGAGTTGGTGGCACCCACGGGGCCGCCCGTGCGACGCGCCCAGACCGTCGCTCCCGTCGCGGTGATCACGACGCCGTCCGGGAAGACCGTCCTGGACTTCGGGCAGAACCTGGTCGGCCGGCTGCGCATCCGCGTCTCGGGCGCCCCCGGCCACGAGGTCACCCTGCGCCACGCGGAGGTGCTGGAGCACGGCGAGTTGAGCACCCGCCCGCTACGGTTCGCCGCCGCCACGGACACCTACGTCCTGCGCGGCGAAGGCGTGGAGGTGTACGAACCGCACTTCACCTTCCACGGCTTCCGGTACGCCGAGATCGGGAACTGGCCCGGACCGCTCGACCCCGCCCACATCGAAGCGGTCGTGCTCCACACCGACATGGCCCGCACCGGCTGGTTCGAGAGCTCCGACCCGCTGGTCGACCGGCTGCACGAGAACGTCGTACAGGGCATGCTCGGCAACTTCCTCGACGTCCCCACGGACTGCCCCCAGCGCGACGAACGCATGGGCTGGACCGGCGACATCCAGGTCTTCGCGCCCACCGCCTCCTTCCTCCACGACTGCTCCGGCATGCTGGCCGGCTGGCTGCGCGACCTGTCCGCGGAACAGCTGGCACGCCCGGACGGCGTACCGCCCCTCGTCGTCCCCGACGTACTGCCGGACGCCTTCCAGGACGCGGGTGCCCAGGCGGTGTGGGCCGATGTCGCGGTACTCCTGCCCTGGACCCTGTACCAGCGATTCGGTGACCCGGAGGTGCTGCGCACCCAGTACCCGAGCATGCGGGCCTGGGGCGAGGCCACGATCCGGCTCACCGCCGAGGGCGACGGGCTGTGGCGGCAGGACTTCCAGCTCGGCGACTGGCTCGACCCGCAGGCCCCGCCGGACCGTCCGGGCGAGGCGCGGACCGACGGCGACCTCGTCGCCAACGCGTACGTCATCCGCTCCGCGGAGGTCCTCGCCGAGGCCGCCGAACTCCTGGACCACAAGGGCGACGCGGCCCGTTTCCGCGCGCACGCGACTGCGGTACGCGAGCGATTCGCCGACCAATTCGTCACCCCTGACGGCCGACTGTCCTCCGACACCCAGACCGCCTACGCCCTGGCCATCGCCTTCTCCCTCCTGCCGACGGAACGTCAACAACGCGGCGCCGCCCAACGGTTGGCGTACATCGTGCGCCATGCGTCCTTCCGCATCGCCACCGGTTTCACGGGCACCCCGCTGATCTGCGACGCCCTGTGCGCGGCGGGCGAACCGCAGCTCGCCTACCGCATGCTCCTGGAGAAGGACTGCCCCTCGTGGCTGTACCCGGTGACCATGGGCGCCACCACCATCTGGGAGCGCTGGGACTCGATGCTGCCCGACGGCACCGTCAACCCCGGCGAGATGACCTCCTTCAACCACTACGCCCTCGGCGCCGTCGCCGACTGGCTGCACCGTACGGTCGCCGGTCTCGCCCCCGCCGCACCCGGCTGGCGACGGCTGCGCATCGCCCCGGTCCCGGGTGGCGACCTGACATGGGCGAAAGCGGCCCACGACACCCCCTACGGCAGGGCCGAGGCGGGCTGGCGCATCGAGGGAGCCCAAGGAGTCAAAGGGGACATCCTCGTCGTCGAGGCGCTGATACCCCCGAACACCCGGGCCGAGGTCCAACTCCCCGACGGCAGAACCCCGTTCGAGATCGGCTCAGGACGCCACACCTTCCGCTGTCCCTACGCCGCCCCGCCCTGGCCTAACGTATGA
- a CDS encoding dienelactone hydrolase family protein, with product MAILAVVASIALATPAHAATNPYQRGPAPTQASVTAETGPFTVASVTIPSGSGQGFNDGTIYFPTDTSQGTFGAVVIMPGFVAPQAEIAWYGPRLASQGFVVMTLDSNALWDFPTDRSTQQLAALTYLTTQSPVKSEIDPNRTAVMGWSMGGGGTLESAASNPSLKAAIALAPWDIINVSSQITVPTMIFGADGDTIAPVDTFALPAYNGLTNDHDKAFIELRGADHFTFASPNTTIAEYSIVWLKRFIDNDTRYDQFLCPTPNDPNTVAFENTCPL from the coding sequence CTCGCGGTCGTCGCCTCGATCGCGCTGGCCACCCCCGCCCACGCCGCCACCAACCCCTACCAGCGCGGTCCGGCCCCGACCCAGGCCAGCGTCACCGCCGAAACCGGCCCGTTCACCGTCGCCTCGGTCACCATCCCGTCGGGCAGCGGCCAGGGCTTCAACGACGGCACCATCTATTTCCCCACCGACACCAGCCAGGGCACCTTCGGCGCCGTCGTCATCATGCCGGGCTTTGTCGCACCGCAGGCGGAGATCGCCTGGTACGGGCCCCGGCTGGCCTCCCAGGGCTTCGTGGTGATGACCCTGGACAGCAACGCGCTGTGGGACTTCCCGACCGACCGCAGCACACAGCAGCTCGCCGCCCTCACCTATCTGACGACCCAGAGCCCGGTGAAGAGCGAGATCGATCCCAACCGGACGGCCGTGATGGGCTGGTCGATGGGCGGCGGCGGCACGCTGGAGAGCGCGGCGAGCAACCCGTCGCTCAAGGCGGCCATCGCGCTGGCACCCTGGGACATCATCAACGTCTCCAGCCAGATCACGGTACCCACCATGATCTTCGGCGCCGACGGCGACACCATCGCCCCCGTCGACACCTTCGCCCTGCCCGCCTACAACGGACTGACGAACGACCACGACAAGGCGTTCATCGAGCTCAGGGGCGCCGACCACTTCACCTTCGCCAGCCCGAACACCACGATCGCCGAGTACAGCATCGTCTGGCTCAAGCGCTTCATCGACAACGACACCCGCTACGACCAGTTCCTCTGCCCCACCCCCAACGACCCCAATACGGTCGCCTTCGAGAACACCTGCCCCCTGTAA